A single Montipora foliosa isolate CH-2021 chromosome 7, ASM3666993v2, whole genome shotgun sequence DNA region contains:
- the LOC138011044 gene encoding uncharacterized protein, with protein MSYTALWRTLLKNGEIEEALYAAEKGRAQALIDILKDQYGIDSQSFSALAPNQTLTAALELLPSQAVFVALDENKITFWVLRKDSKISFRQNEIAHGSADFFMETILKEVGVRDGVRCENRSLDPLRSDLSCSEKVISEKSVLPSSYSVNSLQPLYDVLLGPIADLLQGNELIVVPDGPFCLAPYSALSESIRIRTVPSLTAFNVIVGAPEDFHSKTGALLVGDPWLKEVTNNKGEPILKQLPYAKQEVEMIGQLLQTTPLTGNLRC; from the coding sequence ATGTCATACACTGCTCTGTGGAGGacacttttgaagaatggagagattgaagaagctttgtatgctgctgagaaaGGTCGAGCACAGGCTCTGattgatattttgaaagatcAATACGGCATTGACTCTCAGTCCTTTTCTGCACTTGCTCCGAATCAAACTCTTACAGCTGCATTAGAGCTTTTACCTTCACAGGCCGTTTTTGTGGCACTTGACGAGAACAAGATCACGTTTTGGGTGCTAAGAAAAGACAGCAAGATCAGCTTTCGACAAAACGAAATCGCTCATGGAAGTGCTGATTTTTTTATGGAAACTATTTTGAAAGAGGTCGGCGTAAGGGATGGTGTcagatgcgagaatcgttctTTGGATCCACTACGCAGTGACCTGTCTTGCAGCGAAAAAGTTATCAGTGAGAAATCAGTTCTACCATCTTCATACTCTGTTAACTCTTTACAAccgttgtatgatgtcttactcgggccaattgcagacttgctccaaggaaatgagttaatcgttgttcccgatggaccattttgcttggctccataTTCTGCATTGAGTGAATCTATCAGGATCCGCACCGTTCCCTCGTTGACCGCTTTTAATGTGATCGTTGGTGCACCTGAAGACTTCCACAGTAAGACTGGAGCACTGCTTGTAGGTGATCCGTGGTTGAAGGAAGTTACTAACAATAAAGGGGAGCCCATTTTGAAACAGCTACCGTACGCAAAACAAGAAGTAGAAATGATTGGACAACTTCTGCAGACAACACCACTGACTGGAAATCTGAGGTGCTGA